The Scleropages formosus chromosome 3, fSclFor1.1, whole genome shotgun sequence genome contains the following window.
GAAGTACCGGGCAGAAGGAGGATGAAGCGCCTTAGCAGCAGTGTTGAAAGCGACAGTCTTGACTTGTTCCTTTCGCTTTCTGTCATGCTGGTGTTCGTTACAGAGCCACAGGTGAAGTGCTGcgttttgcagtgatttacagtaatCTGAGGAACTATGTCATAGTGGTTGTTATTTCACCAGTGCAACACATTCACTTTGCAAGACAAGAAAGCCGAAGGTCACGTTtacaaaaagctgttttttacCCACTCTGTGTATTACAAGTCCACACTAGACTTCCTGGGCTTTTGTACTGTGTTTTCTCCTGTTAGATGTGTGGTCACCAGCGGTGATCCTGGCTCCAGCCTTCACTTATGGCACATTGGAGGGGAAGATTGTGGTGAGATGTTATTTTTTCTACAGTTAATCTCAGGTGCTGCGTGCTGCATTTATTccctattttattttacattcatatacTTGGTGTGTTCATGTACATTTGAAGCTCAGATTTTTTTGGAGTATCAGCACAGTTTAGTTGACGTATTGTTACAAATAACCTTGTTTTGATTGAATCTGAAGATGTGCTCAAGAAGATAGGAGACATACATCTTAAGACTGAGACAAAGTCAGTATGCAAGTTGGCATCTGGAGTTGCTGGAGCCCCATCTGTACTTCATGGCTCTCAAATCAGCGATATTGAGCTCACAGACCTGACTTCCAGAAAGTTGCTCTACACAGCTGGTAAGAAACAGAGAGCTCATGACTTGTTGAGCTCACAGGATGTATATCAAACACGATTGTTTGTGATATCTTGTTTGAACTGTGCTCAAGTCAGTGGAGCTTTTTGTCCTCTGTAGGGGAAGATGCTTCAGACAAAGTGAGTGGTCTGCAGTTTGTTGATGCCAGCGTGTTTGTGGTTTGCACGGACGGTGGCGACCTGTGCCTTGGTGATGTACGGGACCCTTCGGGCCTTAGGCGTGTCCCTCTTGGGGAACACGGCGGCTCCCACTGGTGCATGGACCTGAAGAAAGACGGTGTGTCCTGCTCCGTGGCACggctgtcctcctcctctcaggTGGTTGTGTCAGATCTGAGGGATCTGAGAAGTGCTTTCAGTCAGGCCCAGCTGAACATTCAGCCAGAAAACACCAGCTGTGAATTCCTAAGTGTGACATGGGCCCCTGTGCTGGACAACTGCCTTGCAGTTTCTGGTGAGCAGTTCAgtctttcagtattttattgtgTTGGCTGGAATGTTGTGACTTCCAGTTACAAAAACACCACTTCTtgaagtattgatttttttttgccttcatttAGCCCCAGTCACATGAATTAAAGGTTTGATACACTGCGTCCTCAGCTTACGAACACAACTGAACCAGAAATCTGTTTGtgagtcagtttttttttttttttttcttctacaagTCCAAAGTTACTGTTACCACCAAGTCACAGTTAATCCTATCTTAATATAGTACACACATCCCTCAGTTTcttcacaggttaggttctgtaaaaactgattaaataatgaatggaaaaagtTCTCGGAAAGAGCTTGCTCACTCCATTTTCATCAAATACTTGCCCAGTGCAGGGTTATGGTGGTTGAGAGCCTATCCCGAAAACATGGcacacaacacagggcacacccTAGACAAGGTGCTGTCCATGTTAGGGTGAAGCATTCTTTAACATGAAAAGACCAGACACAAAGACCCACTGCTTCACAAATCTGTGACAGGTTCTGTGTGCACCATTTTCTCTTGTCAGCAAAATTTATGAATCAACTGAAGCAAATTCTATCTTTCCAGGTCTTGACGGACTTGTACACATCTATGACACCACAAGTTGGAGACCAGATTCATCAGAAGCTCCAGCACTGTTTGTACACAGAGGTCACGTCATGTCACCTGGATCTGAAGCGGACGCTGGTGCTTCGTTGGTCACCACTCACGTGTGGCATCCGTGGAGACCCAGGACTCTACTTTCAGCGGCGATGGATGGGTCTTTACACGTGTGGGACTGGGTGGAGAAACGAACGACGAGCTGAAGCATCGCTCTCTTATTCTAGTGGAGCACATAGCAGCAGGTCTTTAAACCTGAACTGAAGCCCACAGTGTGAACTCATGTTTTTCAATGTCATGGCATCTATCTCTGTTTAATACAAGTTTAACTTtgttcacaatttttttttttttttaatttaaatccactggaataatgtaatgaaacaaaatggaaaatggttGAAAtcaagttgttttgttttttagttttaCGAATGTTGTATAGCACTTGATTTCACATTGCAGACAGACAGGCACAGTGTGCAGTAGCCATTTCTGATCTCCGTGCATTATTCTTACTAGAACTATCAATGactgttttgaaatattaaaaaactaCTTGTTTGAAAAGGTTTGTCACTGACTTTTCGGACATTCCTGGAAATGACACCTTGTGCACATGCATGGAAGgcagtttatttaaatgaaaaagtcacTGAATCTCAGCTTTCTTCCCAGTCGTCTCCAAGACATCACTGAGGGAGAAACACATGGAGGCGATCTGCTCGACTTCGCTCTTCTCACCGCACTCCATCAAGCAGACGAACAGCTCCTTGTCCTCGCAGTACACCAGGTCCGAGTAGCCGCTGGGGCCGCGGTTGATGATCCAAGGCTCCTCCCAGTTGGACCCTTGCAGTGGCCTCTTGTTCAGGTACACGCCCAGGTTCCTCCGCCTCCTCCGGTCAGTGGGGTGAGAGAACAGCAGCCATGTGAGTGAGTCCGTGGGCTTTGTGCTCTCCTTACTGTGCTTCTCCAGGTAGGGCTTGGGTGCTGGAAATCCTATGACGCTGCCTTGACAGCCGTGGTGCTGCTCCACCAGCTTCGGGGCCAAGCCAGATTTTCCAAAACCCGTGCTGTTGGTCTCAGCCAGAGCCTCCACCCTGCGAAAGCCTCTGTTTCGGGCATTGCAGTACATGTGTCCTTTGCCCTCGTGGTCCACCACCTCAGCCATCTCACACTCGCATGACTTTCTGTGAACAGTGTGTCCAACGAGCCACGTTTTACCACGGTCGGTGCTGTAGTAGTAGAAGGCGTGAGGCTGCACGGTCCATGGGCACGGAACACGTAAGCACCAGGAGTCGATGTGGTAGGCGTAGGCAGGAATGATCAGATTTCCGCTCGCCGTCTGGATGCCGTGTCCCGGTCCAACAGCGAACGTGGCCCAATACTTTTCCCGTTCTCCGATCACACGCTCCGTCAAGTCTGCGACAGCGCTCCAGTTCTGGCCCTGGTTGGTGCTCATCACGTAGCAGAGCCTTGCTGCGTTTTTCCTCGTCCGGATTTGGTGGCTCTCGGACATTTTGGTTGGAACACAGATGAAGAAAAGGAAGAGAGTTCCGGAGTCCCTCTCGTACACCGGGCAGGGGTTCATGGCACGGTGACCTGGCAGGGTGGCATCCTGCAGCTCCTGCATTGGCAACcactgtgggggggtggggggctctcATAATTAGGGTTTAGCTTTTTCTTGATGAGTTTATGAACTTCACATTTCACACTTAACCGATCCTGACAACAGGCCAAATATCCTAAGCTGATGACAAAATTAGTAGTACAGGCATTCTTGACAATTTGGCCAAAAACATGTCCTGCCAATCAAGTATCGTAATGGGGGGTTAGGTATaagcttttaaattattttttagaaCATGCTGTATGCatgcatggtaatttttttaagtttgatTTAATAATCAACAGCAGAAATGGCCCTGTTCAGGACAACTAAACATgactttttccccattttttttaatactcttgaaacaattaaatgtatatatttagttAGTAATTCTATATATGTGatagaaaaatttttttactaGATGTTAACAAAGATATGTTCTAAATTCAGTCAATGCTGTCAAACTTTTGCAAGTTATAAAGTGAGGAAGGAACATCTCGGCAGCTGTTATCAAAAGGGTCCCGTTTCCACTTCCTGCTTTCGTCGTGTGTGACGTGTTCACGgtctgcttgtttgtttttttccgaATGGCTGTATTGACCATAAGATAATTATTACAAACGCTACTTCATTAGTTcagacacattttcataaatagGCTACAACTAAATGACTGCTCTGATAAATACATGTTACGAAAACAAATATCCGTGGCTTTGTCAACACCACACACCATATTTTACCTTTAACTTAAGTATAATTTAAGGAAAATAATCTGTGCTGTAAAATAATTGCCACTGAATgatcttccttttttccccaaaaaatcGAAATTATTCCATAAGTTCATTTTGGTTTACATTTGGTGAACAGCAAAAAATGCAACAGAGAATTTATTTAATCTCCAAACTACGATTCTACTGAGCACCGGTTGTTGAGTGATTGTTgtcccataaacatgtacactGTTGCTCATCCTCAATTGTTATTGATCACGCCACTCGAGAAGAGCAGCCAGCAGCCAGCAGCCAGGAGCTGGAAACGGCGCGGAAACGAGTTGAATGGATGCGGCGTCGCTGCGCTGTCcggctgctctttactgccccctAACGGCCGGACGCAGAAACGCAGGTTCTGTTCGCTGCGCTACACAAGACACGTTTTAAAaaggtgttgttttttttttttaaatgaacattttccagttatGTACTGAGTGTCTAGTTAACAATAACAgctcgctttggacaaaagtgtctgtgtACCGTCTGAATAAATACAAACGCATCGAGGTGCGTGCTGCAGCAGCGCGCGCTTCTTCATTAATAAACCCGGAAATTAAAACCGGTCGCGCCCCCCACCTGTACGGAGTCGTGGGACACTTGTCCCCGTCTCATCACCAGCCACAGGGCGTCCGTGTCCCTCGCGGTGGC
Protein-coding sequences here:
- the wdr73 gene encoding integrator complex assembly factor WDR73 isoform X2, coding for MDEQTEEDDWFIESLHMYTDLHVFELQDPTRVIGWTSDKSVCVAGYKAAKVHEILELLLPQKLSAKDNQGLCPERDFKVLHGGFSEDSVNCLTHISGTRCVVTSGDPGSSLHLWHIGGEDCDVLKKIGDIHLKTETKSVCKLASGVAGAPSVLHGSQISDIELTDLTSRKLLYTAGEDASDKVSGLQFVDASVFVVCTDGGDLCLGDVRDPSGLRRVPLGEHGGSHWCMDLKKDGVSCSVARLSSSSQVVVSDLRDLRSAFSQAQLNIQPENTSCEFLSVTWAPVLDNCLAVSGLDGLVHIYDTTSWRPDSSEAPALFVHRGHVMSPGSEADAGASLVTTHVWHPWRPRTLLSAAMDGSLHVWDWVEKRTTS
- the wdr73 gene encoding integrator complex assembly factor WDR73 isoform X1 gives rise to the protein MDEQTEEDDWFIESLHMYTDLHVFELQDPTRVIGWTSDKSVCVAGYKAAKVHEILELLLPQKLSAKDNQGLCPERDFKVLHGGFSEDSVNCLTHISGTRCVVTSGDPGSSLHLWHIGGEDCDVLKKIGDIHLKTETKSVCKLASGVAGAPSVLHGSQISDIELTDLTSRKLLYTAGEDASDKVSGLQFVDASVFVVCTDGGDLCLGDVRDPSGLRRVPLGEHGGSHWCMDLKKDGVSCSVARLSSSSQVVVSDLRDLRSAFSQAQLNIQPENTSCEFLSVTWAPVLDNCLAVSALDGLVHIYDTTSWRPDSSEAPALFVHRGHVMSPGSEADAGASLVTTHAWHPWRPRTLLSAAMDGSLHVWDWVEKRMTS
- the LOC114910240 gene encoding sialidase-3-like, whose product is MGNTASGGYRTAAERARTTVFQQEREGGVTYRIPSLLRLPEGGDLLAFAEKRATARDTDALWLVMRRGQVSHDSVQWLPMQELQDATLPGHRAMNPCPVYERDSGTLFLFFICVPTKMSESHQIRTRKNAARLCYVMSTNQGQNWSAVADLTERVIGEREKYWATFAVGPGHGIQTASGNLIIPAYAYHIDSWCLRVPCPWTVQPHAFYYYSTDRGKTWLVGHTVHRKSCECEMAEVVDHEGKGHMYCNARNRGFRRVEALAETNSTGFGKSGLAPKLVEQHHGCQGSVIGFPAPKPYLEKHSKESTKPTDSLTWLLFSHPTDRRRRRNLGVYLNKRPLQGSNWEEPWIINRGPSGYSDLVYCEDKELFVCLMECGEKSEVEQIASMCFSLSDVLETTGKKAEIQ